Below is a window of Shinella sp. PSBB067 DNA.
CGGGAGATCGTCGACGTGCTGAAGAGCTGGCGCTCCTCGTCGCTGGTCGGCATTGCCGGCGTGCTCGGCTCGGCCTGCTGGTTCACGGCGATGAGCCTCCAGCAGGTCGCCTATGTGCGCGCGCTCGGCCAGATCGAGCTCGTCTTCACCTTCATGGCCTCGTATTTCCTCTTCCACGAGCGGGTGAACCGCACGGAAGTGGCTGGGTGCCTGCTGATCGTCTGCGGCATCCTCGGCCTTCTCTTCCTGTGATCGTCAGGGCACGAGAAGCGTGCCCGCGCCATGCTCGGTGAAGAGTTCGAGCAGCACCGAATGGGCGGTCTTGCCGTTGAGGATGACGACGCCCTGCACGCCCGCCTTGATGGCCTCGATGCAGGTCTCGACCTTCGGAATCATGCCGCCGGAAATCGTGCCGTCCTTGATGAGCGCGCGGGCCTCGGCGACGGAAAGCTCCTTGATGAGCTGGCCGTTGCTGTCGAGCACGCCCGGCACGTCCGTGAGGAAGAGCAGGCGCGTCGCGTTCAGCGCGCCGGCGATGGCGCCGGCGAAGGTATCGGCATTGATGTTGTAGGTATGGCCGTCGCGGCCGGGGGCGACTGGGGCGATGACCGGGATCATCTCGGATTTCGCAAGCAGGTCGATCAGCGTGCGGTCGACCTCCACCACTTCGCCGACGAAGCCGAGGTCGAGGATGCGCTCGATATTGCTGTCCGGGTCGACGACGGTCTTTTTGGCCTTCTCGGCGAAGACCATGTTGCCGTCCTTGCCGCACAGGCCGATCGCCCATTCGCCGGTCTGGTTGATGAGCGCGACGATCTCCTTGTTGATCGAGCCGGCCAGCACCATCTCGACGATCTCGACCGTCTTCTGGTCGGTGACGCGCAGGCCCCCCTCGAACTTCGATTCGATGCCCATCTTCGTCAGCATCGCGCCGATCTGCGGCCCGCCGCCGTGCACGACGATGGGATTGACGCCGGACTGCTTGAGGAGCGCGATGTCGCTGGCGAACGCCTTGCCGAGCTCCGGATTGCCCATGGCATGGCCGCCGTACTTCACGACGATGGTCTTGTTCTCGTAGCGCTGCATGTAGGGCAGGGCCTGGGCAAGAAGACGGGCTTGGGTTTCGCTTTCGGTCAGGGACATGGCGGCCTCTTGGGAATGGGTGGGGGCCTGTTTAACGCATGTTTTGCGACGATGGAATGATCCCCTTGGCCGGTGGCGCAAAAAGCCGAGGGGGAATATGATGCGCCGCGCGCCCGCCATATAGGCAAAGGCGCAGCGTCGTTCCTATATGTAAGGAGAGGCAAGGTCCTCGCGGCAGTCGTTTCAACCAAGAGAGCATGAGCCGATGACGGCGTTCGACCGAGAGATGAGGAAACCGTGCTGCGACGAGGTGATCGCGGGCGAATACGTGCTCGGGATGCTCTCCGCCGACGAGTGCCGAAAGGTCGAGGCGCGGCTGCGGCGGGATGGCCAGTTCGCGGCCATGGTGGGCCGCTGGCAGGAAAACCTCGCCACCTCCGACGACGATGCGGCGCTGCACCTGCCGCCCGGCATGCGCGCGCCCATCGGGCAGGACCTTCTCGTCGATACCCCGTGCGACGCCGTCTTTTCCGGCAGGGTCTCCGGTGGTTGCTGGCATTCGCTGACGCTCTGGCGCGCCTTCGCCTTCGCCTCCTTCGCGGTTGCCGCCGGCCTTACGCTTTCGCTGAGCGCGCTTCTTGCGCCGCGCCCCGTCAGCGGTGGCCGGCTGGTCGCCGACCTTTCCGGCGGGAATGCCGCGGTCGGCCTCCTCGCCCGCTATGACGATGCGAGCGGGGCCTTGGAGGTCACGCCCGTCGCCGCCGGTGGGAAGAAGGCCGGATCGCTGGAATTCTGGCTGTCGGAAACGGGCAAGCCACCCGTTTCGCTCGGCATCCTGCCGCAGACGGGAGAGGGTCGCTTCGCTGTGCCGCCGGACGTGCGCGGCCGGCTTGCCGAGGGCGCAACCATTTCCGTCAGCCTCGAACCGTCAGGCGGCTCGCCGACCGGCGGCATGACCGGCCCGGTGCTCGCCACCGGCGCCGCCCGCTTCGACTGAGCGGCCCTAGCGGTCGATGGCCCCGAGGATCGCGGCGCGCAGTTCGTCGAGGCCGCTGCCCTTTTCCGATGACGTGGCAAGCACCTCCGGATAGGCGGCGGGGTGCTTGGAGATTTTCTCCAGCGTTTCGCCGATGAGCCGCGGCACGCCGGCATCCTTGATCTTGTCGGTCTTCGTCAGCACGACCTGGTAGGAGACCGCCGCCTTGTCGAGCAGCGCGAAGACCTCGTCGTCGTTCTTCTTGACGCCGTGGCGGCTGTCGATCAGCACATAGACGCGCTTCAGCGTCGAGCGCCCGCGCAGGTAATCGAAGACGAGCTTCGTCCAGGCGTCGACCTGCTCCTTCGGCGCCTGGGCATAGCCGTAGCCGGGCATGTCGACCAGCGCCATCGGCGGCAGGTCGTCCTCGGCGCCGGAAAAGCCGTCCGGCACGAAATAGTTGAGCTCCTGCGTGCGGCCGGGCGTGTTGGAGGTGCGCGCCAGCCCCTTGTGGCCGACGAGCGCGTTGATCAGCGACGACTTCCCCACATTGGAGCGGCCGGCAAAGGCGATCTCCGGCGGTCCCTCGGGCGGCAGGAATTTCATGGCCGGCACGCCGCGGATGAAGATCCACGGGCTGCCGAACAGCGGCTTGTCGCGCGGTGGCGTCGTCTCGGTCATTGCTTGCGCCTTCTCTGTCGGGCTTCCGGATTCCGGGTTTTGGCCGCGAAAGTCAAGCGCGCCGCGGCTACGGGGAATGGGGCAAAAGAAAAACCCCGGCACGAGGCCGGGGTTCTGCCTGCCGCCTGACGGGCGGTCAGGATGGCTTGGTTTTGTTGCCGAACAGGCCCTTAAGATTGTCGAACAGC
It encodes the following:
- the yihA gene encoding ribosome biogenesis GTP-binding protein YihA/YsxC: MTETTPPRDKPLFGSPWIFIRGVPAMKFLPPEGPPEIAFAGRSNVGKSSLINALVGHKGLARTSNTPGRTQELNYFVPDGFSGAEDDLPPMALVDMPGYGYAQAPKEQVDAWTKLVFDYLRGRSTLKRVYVLIDSRHGVKKNDDEVFALLDKAAVSYQVVLTKTDKIKDAGVPRLIGETLEKISKHPAAYPEVLATSSEKGSGLDELRAAILGAIDR
- a CDS encoding anti-sigma factor domain-containing protein, whose amino-acid sequence is MTAFDREMRKPCCDEVIAGEYVLGMLSADECRKVEARLRRDGQFAAMVGRWQENLATSDDDAALHLPPGMRAPIGQDLLVDTPCDAVFSGRVSGGCWHSLTLWRAFAFASFAVAAGLTLSLSALLAPRPVSGGRLVADLSGGNAAVGLLARYDDASGALEVTPVAAGGKKAGSLEFWLSETGKPPVSLGILPQTGEGRFAVPPDVRGRLAEGATISVSLEPSGGSPTGGMTGPVLATGAARFD
- the argB gene encoding acetylglutamate kinase, with translation MSLTESETQARLLAQALPYMQRYENKTIVVKYGGHAMGNPELGKAFASDIALLKQSGVNPIVVHGGGPQIGAMLTKMGIESKFEGGLRVTDQKTVEIVEMVLAGSINKEIVALINQTGEWAIGLCGKDGNMVFAEKAKKTVVDPDSNIERILDLGFVGEVVEVDRTLIDLLAKSEMIPVIAPVAPGRDGHTYNINADTFAGAIAGALNATRLLFLTDVPGVLDSNGQLIKELSVAEARALIKDGTISGGMIPKVETCIEAIKAGVQGVVILNGKTAHSVLLELFTEHGAGTLLVP